From a single Ischnura elegans chromosome 7, ioIscEleg1.1, whole genome shotgun sequence genomic region:
- the LOC124162028 gene encoding T-complex protein 1 subunit beta codes for MTSLNPVRILKNEAEEEKAETARLSSFIGAIAIGDLVKSTLGPKGMDKILVAQGRNEGQVEITNDGATILKAIGVDNPAAKILVDMSRVQDDEVGDGTTSVTVLAAELLREAEKLIDQKIHPQIIIAGWRRAAEVAQEALLKASSDNSGNETKFKEDLMNIARTTLSSKILSQHKEYFSKLAVDAVLRLKGSGNLSAIQIIKKKGGTLEDSFLDEGFLLDKKVGIHQPKRVENARILIANTPMDTDKIKVFGSRVRVDSMAKIAELETAEKEKMKDKVAKILKHDINVFINRQLIYNYPEQLFADAGVMAIEHADFDGIERLALVTGGEIVSTFDHPEMVKLGKCDVIEQVMIGEDMLLRFGGVPLGEACTVVIRGATQQIIDEAERSLHDALCVLAATVRETRTVYGGGCSEMLMACAVQEEASKTPGKQAVAMEAFAHALRTLPTAIADNGGYDSAELLSELRAAHTQGKSTSGIDMDKGEVSCMKTLGITESFVVKRQVLVSAAEAAEMILRVDDIIKSAPRKRVPDRSRC; via the exons ATG ACTTCTCTCAATCCAGTCCGCATCCTGAAAAATGAAGCTGAAGAGGAGAAGGCGGAGACTGCCCGACTTTCTAGCTTTATTGGAGCTATCGCAATAGGAGACCTAGTGAAAAGTACTTTAGGTCCAAAGggaatggataaaattttagtTGCACAAGGTAGAAATGAGGGTCAAGTGGAAATCACGAATGATGGTGCCACTATCCTGAAAGCTATTGGAGTCGATAATCCTGCCGCGAAAATATTAGTGGATATGTCCAGGGTTCAAGATGATGAAGTAGGGGATGGAACAACATCAGTTACAGTGTTAG CTGCGGAATTGCTCAGAGAGGCTGAGAAGCTTATTGATCAAAAAATTCACCCCCAAATCATCATTGCTGGATGGAGAAGGGCTGCGGAAGTTGCTCAGGAAGCTCTGCTTAAAGCTTCATCTGACAATAG TGGTAATGAGACCAAGTTTAAGGAAGATTTGATGAACATCGCTAGAACCACGCTCAGTTCCAAAATTCTCTCGCAACATAAGGAATACTTCTCAAAGCTAGCAGTTGATGCTGTTTTGAGACTGAAAGGATCTGGAAATTTATCAGCCATACAAATTATCAAGAAGAAGGGTGGTACTCTGGAAGACTCCTTCCTTGATGAAG GTTTCCTTCTTGATAAGAAAGTGGGCATCCACCAGCCCAAGCGTGTGGAGAATGcccgaattttgattgctaacaCCCCAATGGACACAGACAAGATCAAGGTATTTGGTTCACGTGTTCGTGTGGATTCAATGGCCAAAATTGCAGAGCTGGAGACGGCAGAGAAGGAGAAGATGAAAGACAAAGTGGCCAAGATTCTTAAGCACGACATCAATGTTTTCATTAACAG acaATTGATCTACAACTACCCTGAACAGCTGTTTGCTGATGCTGGTGTTATGGCTATCGAGCATGCTGACTTCGATGGTATTGAGCGACTTGCTCTCGTAACTGGCGGTGAAATTGTTTCTACATTTGACCATCCAGAGATGGTGAAATTGGGCAAGTGCGATGTAATCGAGCAG GTCATGATTGGAGAAGATATGCTTCTTCGCTTTGGTGGTGTGCCTTTGGGAGAGGCGTGTACTGTTGTCATTCGTGGTGCTACGCAACAGATCATAGACGAGGCAGAGCGATCACTGCATGATGCACTCTGTGTCCTTGCAGCAACTGTTCGAGAAACTCGTACTGTCTATGGAGGGG GTTGCAGTGAGATGCTCATGGCCTGTGCTGTCCAGGAAGAAGCGAGCAAAACACCAGGCAAGCAGGCTGTTGCAATGGAGGCTTTTGCTCATGCCCTGAGAACTCTTCCCACTGCAATTGCAGATAATGGTGGTTATGACTCAGCCGAGTTGTTAAGTGAACTGAGGGCAGCCCACACTCAAGGGAAGTCCACCTCTGGAATAG ACATGGATAAGGGCGAGGTTAGTTGCATGAAGACCCTTGGAATAACTGAATCTTTTGTGGTGAAGCGGCAAGTGTTGGTATCAGCAGCAGAGGCTGCTGAAATGATCCTTCGTGTGGACGACATTATCAAGAGTGCACCCAGGAAGCGTGTCCCTGACCGCAGCCGCTGCTAA